One part of the Microlunatus elymi genome encodes these proteins:
- a CDS encoding RNA polymerase sigma factor: MNSSSEFNPTAPDRRQLGDSGPDDVQEELSRAYRHEWARLVAALARRFGDLDLAEEAAAEAFAAAVHRWPVDGVPVNPGGWLATTANRKAIDRIRRESKRDGKQREASRYEAVPAEPVESAGAIEDERLRLIFTCCHPALAIEARVALTLRMLGGLTVAEIARAFLVSETAMAQRITRAKAKIKGANIPYRIPSAEDLPDRVGGVLAALYLIFNEGYLATGPDTDPVRRELTAEAIRLTRLLRELLPDDGEVSGLLALMLLTEARRTARTSAAGELVPLGQQDRSSWDAELITEGHRLVRERLAAPVAPGRYQLLAAINAVHTSAREARDTDWSQVVALYDRLVRLDPSPIIALNRAVAVAELTGPESALATVDDLASELSGYHPFHVTRADLLRRLGRTEESLAAYDAAIESAGNTAETAYLARRRAELVSAGGDHG, from the coding sequence ATGAACTCATCGAGCGAGTTCAACCCGACGGCACCGGACCGCCGACAACTCGGCGACTCCGGACCCGACGATGTGCAGGAAGAACTCAGCCGGGCGTATCGGCACGAATGGGCACGCCTGGTTGCCGCGCTGGCCCGCCGCTTCGGCGACCTGGACCTGGCCGAGGAGGCGGCGGCCGAGGCGTTCGCGGCGGCCGTACACCGCTGGCCGGTCGACGGCGTGCCCGTCAACCCAGGCGGTTGGCTGGCCACTACCGCGAATCGCAAGGCGATCGACCGGATCCGACGGGAGAGCAAGCGCGACGGGAAACAGCGTGAGGCGTCACGCTACGAAGCGGTGCCGGCCGAGCCGGTCGAGTCTGCTGGGGCGATCGAGGACGAACGGCTGCGACTGATCTTCACCTGCTGCCATCCGGCGCTGGCGATCGAGGCCCGGGTCGCGTTGACCCTGCGGATGCTCGGCGGGCTGACCGTGGCCGAGATCGCCCGCGCGTTCCTGGTCAGCGAGACCGCGATGGCACAACGGATCACCCGGGCGAAGGCCAAGATCAAGGGCGCCAACATCCCGTACCGGATCCCGTCGGCCGAGGACCTTCCGGATCGAGTCGGCGGGGTGCTGGCGGCGTTGTATCTGATCTTCAACGAGGGCTATCTGGCGACCGGCCCGGACACCGATCCGGTACGCCGTGAGCTGACCGCCGAAGCGATCCGGCTGACCCGGCTGCTGCGGGAGCTACTGCCGGACGACGGCGAGGTGAGCGGCTTGCTGGCCCTGATGTTGCTGACCGAGGCCCGCCGGACCGCGCGGACCTCGGCCGCCGGCGAACTGGTTCCGCTCGGTCAGCAGGACCGCAGCAGCTGGGATGCGGAGTTGATCACCGAGGGGCATCGGCTGGTCCGCGAGCGGCTGGCGGCCCCAGTTGCGCCGGGACGCTACCAGTTGCTGGCCGCGATCAACGCCGTCCACACCTCGGCACGGGAGGCCCGGGACACCGACTGGTCGCAGGTCGTCGCGCTCTACGACCGATTGGTCCGGCTCGACCCGTCGCCGATCATCGCCCTCAATCGGGCGGTCGCGGTAGCGGAGTTGACCGGCCCCGAGTCGGCGTTGGCCACCGTTGATGATCTTGCCAGCGAGTTGTCCGGCTATCACCCGTTCCACGTCACCCGGGCCGACCTGTTGCGTCGGCTGGGCCGGACCGAGGAGTCACTGGCCGCGTACGACGCGGCCATCGAGTCGGCAGGCAACACCGCCGAGACCGCCTACCTTGCTCGCCGCCGAGCCGAACTGGTGTCGGCCGGCGGCGATCACGGGTGA
- a CDS encoding GNAT family N-acetyltransferase yields MEIRDAEAADWEAIWAIFQPIVAAGETYEYPRRSTSEQGRQLWMLEPPGRTAVAVADDGVVVGTSHMNPNRLGAGSHVANASYMVHPDKAGRGIGRALVVESLEWAKNNGYRAMQFNAVVDTNAGAVGLYEKLGFTIIGTVPEAFLSPSKGYVGLHVMHRFL; encoded by the coding sequence ATGGAGATTCGTGATGCCGAGGCAGCGGACTGGGAGGCGATCTGGGCGATCTTCCAGCCGATCGTGGCCGCCGGTGAGACGTACGAGTACCCGCGGAGGAGTACATCGGAGCAGGGTCGGCAGTTGTGGATGCTCGAGCCGCCCGGACGGACCGCGGTCGCGGTGGCTGACGACGGCGTCGTCGTCGGCACCTCGCACATGAATCCGAACCGGCTGGGCGCCGGGTCCCATGTGGCCAACGCAAGCTACATGGTCCATCCCGACAAGGCCGGTCGAGGGATCGGCCGGGCCCTGGTGGTCGAGTCGCTGGAGTGGGCGAAGAACAACGGCTATCGGGCGATGCAGTTCAACGCCGTGGTGGACACCAACGCCGGTGCGGTCGGGTTGTACGAGAAGCTCGGTTTCACGATCATCGGCACGGTCCCGGAGGCGTTTCTCTCACCCAGCAAGGGATATGTCGGGCTGCACGTGATGCACCGCTTCCTCTGA
- a CDS encoding uroporphyrinogen-III synthase — protein MGNLSSAQIGYSSDQLAGFTIGVTADRRSDDLIAALVRRGAEVLHAPTLRIVPAGEDDRLIADTHAVIEARPDIVLATTSYGFNGWMDAADAAGLGPHLLEVLAGARILVRGPKARGAVRAAGLSEQGSGAEETTASLVDLVLDRGVDQQTVAMQLHGYVDQDQLDRLTEAGARLLTVAPYRWADPPDPRQVDRLIEAIVGRQLDVVTFTSAPAAEALLQAAERADQLSGLLAALAGDVLPIAVGTVTAAPLRRVGLNPVHPDRFRLGALVRTVCEQLEARVLHACTAVGSIELRGRRVVIAGAADHGVLLSPTGAMILKILINAEGGVVSKERLRELLPGVSDDHGLEVAIGRLRGSLGVSGMITTVVRRGYRLG, from the coding sequence GTGGGGAATCTGAGCAGCGCGCAGATCGGCTACAGCAGTGATCAACTGGCCGGCTTCACCATCGGGGTCACCGCAGATCGCCGATCCGACGACCTGATCGCGGCGTTGGTCCGACGTGGTGCCGAGGTGCTGCACGCGCCGACGCTGCGGATCGTGCCTGCAGGTGAGGACGACCGGCTGATCGCCGACACCCACGCGGTGATCGAGGCTCGCCCCGACATCGTCCTGGCGACCACCTCGTACGGATTCAACGGCTGGATGGACGCCGCTGACGCAGCGGGCCTCGGCCCGCACCTGTTGGAGGTCCTGGCCGGTGCACGGATCCTGGTCCGGGGACCGAAGGCCCGCGGCGCGGTTCGAGCCGCCGGGCTCAGCGAGCAGGGCAGCGGTGCGGAGGAGACGACCGCCAGCCTGGTCGACCTCGTGCTGGATCGCGGCGTCGATCAGCAGACGGTGGCGATGCAGTTGCACGGCTATGTCGACCAAGATCAACTCGATCGGCTGACCGAGGCCGGCGCGCGACTGCTGACGGTGGCCCCCTACCGCTGGGCCGATCCGCCGGATCCGCGCCAGGTGGACCGGCTGATCGAGGCGATTGTCGGACGGCAACTCGACGTGGTCACGTTCACCAGCGCCCCCGCGGCGGAGGCGCTGCTGCAGGCCGCCGAACGCGCCGACCAGTTGTCCGGCCTGCTGGCCGCCCTCGCCGGTGACGTGCTGCCGATCGCGGTCGGCACCGTGACTGCGGCACCGCTGCGCCGAGTCGGGCTGAACCCGGTCCATCCCGACCGCTTCCGGCTCGGCGCCCTGGTGCGGACGGTGTGCGAACAGTTGGAGGCCCGGGTCCTGCACGCCTGCACCGCGGTCGGGTCGATCGAGCTGCGCGGCCGCCGGGTCGTGATCGCGGGCGCGGCTGATCATGGTGTGCTGCTGTCGCCGACGGGTGCGATGATCTTGAAGATCTTGATCAACGCCGAGGGCGGCGTGGTGAGCAAGGAGCGGCTCCGAGAACTTCTGCCGGGTGTCAGTGATGATCATGGTCTGGAGGTTGCGATCGGCCGGCTGCGCGGCTCACTCGGTGTGTCCGGGATGATCACCACGGTGGTCCGCCGCGGCTACCGACTGGGCTGA
- the nirB gene encoding nitrite reductase large subunit NirB: MDTEPGPVNGSPTARPDRIVVVGAGPAAYRLTDALVSRGLGERTLTVIGEEPHAPYDRVNLAQRWDPEADLQLGDVDLWSRPGVRLRSGERVVAIDRDHRTVTTDGGAEIGYDQLVLATGSYAWVPPVPGADLPGVHIYRTIADVDRMKSHLESLAGKESPKALIVGGGLLGLEAAGGLVAQGMDVRVVQLAPWLMPTQLDQGAGQALGRLINDLGVSVLGGVGPEQINAVDHGLSVRLTDGREVDADMVIFAVGVRPRDELGRDAGLELGPRGGVLVDESCRSTDPRIWAIGEIASLPGSGCVGLVAPANAMAEVVADRLLGGPATFPGVDDSTKLKLSGIDVAVFGDALSKTADCLDVVYADPARGVYQKLVMSDDGRTLLGGILVGDAAAYSSLRPMIGRELGNEPASYLAAAGAELPGATDLPDDAQVCSCNAVSAGTIRCAVKDDGCTDVAGVKACTRAGSQCGSCVGLVQKLINNELAAAGVEIPKAVCEHFAMSRSELFESIRVARLTSFSAIVERFGAAAQDGDSNRGCDICRPMVASILASQFNEYVLSDGRGTLQDTNDRALANMQKDGTYSVVPRIPGGEITPAKLKVIAEVAEEFGLYTKITGGQRIDLFGARLDQLPSIWQRLIDAGMESGHAYGKAVRTVKSCVGSTWCRYGVQDSVGMAIELELRYRGLRSPHKIKLGVSGCARECAEARSKDVGVIATDKGWNLYVGGNGGFTPRHAELLAGDLTDEMLITVIDRFVMYYVRTADRLQRTAAWIADLDGGLDHLRDVILDDSLGICADLEQAMAQHVAGYRDEWAATLSDPQMLRRFRGFVNAPEGADTTITRVTERGQQRPPLEHERDRAVLACGPRIPVGVPADPASSGPPSNGPTSDGWGI, from the coding sequence GTGGACACTGAACCTGGACCCGTGAACGGTTCGCCCACTGCGCGGCCCGACCGAATCGTCGTCGTCGGGGCGGGACCGGCGGCGTACCGGCTGACCGACGCGCTGGTCAGCCGCGGGTTGGGGGAGCGGACACTGACGGTGATCGGCGAGGAGCCGCATGCTCCGTACGATCGGGTCAATCTGGCACAGCGTTGGGATCCGGAGGCCGATCTGCAGCTGGGAGACGTCGACCTGTGGAGCCGACCCGGCGTACGACTGCGGTCGGGCGAGCGGGTGGTCGCGATCGATCGCGACCATCGCACCGTGACAACCGATGGCGGGGCGGAGATCGGCTACGACCAGCTGGTGCTGGCAACCGGTTCTTATGCGTGGGTGCCGCCGGTTCCTGGTGCCGACCTGCCAGGAGTGCACATCTATCGCACGATCGCCGACGTCGATCGGATGAAGAGCCACCTGGAATCCCTTGCCGGCAAGGAGAGTCCGAAGGCGCTGATCGTGGGTGGCGGCTTGCTCGGACTCGAGGCGGCCGGCGGTCTGGTCGCCCAGGGGATGGACGTCCGGGTGGTGCAGCTGGCTCCTTGGCTGATGCCGACCCAACTTGATCAAGGTGCCGGTCAGGCACTCGGCCGGTTGATCAACGATCTTGGCGTCAGCGTGCTGGGCGGCGTCGGGCCGGAGCAGATCAACGCTGTTGATCATGGTCTGTCGGTCCGGTTGACCGACGGCCGTGAGGTCGACGCCGACATGGTGATCTTCGCGGTCGGCGTCCGGCCACGGGACGAACTCGGACGCGATGCGGGTCTGGAACTGGGGCCGCGCGGCGGGGTCCTGGTCGACGAAAGTTGCCGATCCACCGATCCGAGGATCTGGGCGATCGGCGAGATCGCCTCGCTGCCCGGCTCCGGCTGCGTCGGGTTGGTCGCGCCCGCCAACGCGATGGCCGAAGTGGTGGCGGACCGGCTGCTGGGTGGGCCGGCCACCTTCCCCGGCGTCGACGACTCGACCAAACTCAAGCTCTCCGGAATCGACGTCGCGGTCTTCGGCGATGCGCTGAGCAAGACCGCGGATTGCCTGGACGTGGTCTACGCCGACCCGGCCCGCGGCGTCTATCAGAAGCTCGTGATGAGCGACGACGGCCGCACCTTGCTCGGCGGCATCCTCGTCGGCGACGCAGCAGCGTACTCATCGCTGCGGCCGATGATCGGGCGCGAGCTCGGCAACGAACCGGCCTCCTATCTGGCTGCGGCCGGCGCGGAGTTACCCGGCGCGACCGACCTTCCCGACGATGCGCAGGTCTGCTCCTGCAACGCGGTCAGCGCCGGCACCATTCGCTGTGCGGTCAAGGATGACGGCTGCACCGATGTGGCGGGAGTCAAGGCGTGCACGCGGGCCGGCAGCCAGTGCGGCTCGTGTGTGGGTCTGGTGCAGAAGTTGATCAACAACGAGCTGGCGGCGGCCGGGGTGGAGATCCCGAAGGCCGTCTGCGAGCACTTCGCGATGTCGCGATCGGAGTTGTTCGAGTCGATCCGGGTCGCGCGGTTGACGTCGTTCTCGGCGATCGTGGAACGATTCGGTGCTGCCGCTCAGGACGGCGACAGCAACCGCGGCTGCGACATCTGCCGGCCGATGGTCGCCTCGATCCTGGCCAGTCAGTTCAACGAGTACGTGTTGTCCGACGGCCGCGGCACCCTGCAGGACACCAACGACCGCGCGCTGGCCAACATGCAGAAGGACGGCACCTATTCGGTGGTGCCCAGGATCCCCGGCGGCGAGATCACCCCGGCCAAGCTGAAGGTGATCGCGGAGGTGGCCGAGGAGTTCGGTCTCTACACCAAGATCACCGGCGGGCAGCGGATCGACCTGTTCGGCGCGCGGCTTGATCAACTGCCGAGCATCTGGCAACGCCTGATCGACGCCGGAATGGAGTCCGGGCACGCCTACGGCAAGGCGGTCCGTACGGTGAAGTCGTGCGTGGGCAGCACCTGGTGCCGGTACGGCGTGCAGGATTCGGTCGGGATGGCGATCGAGCTGGAGTTGCGTTACCGCGGGCTGCGGTCGCCGCACAAGATCAAACTCGGCGTCTCCGGCTGTGCCCGGGAATGTGCCGAGGCGCGCAGTAAGGACGTTGGGGTGATCGCCACCGACAAGGGCTGGAATCTCTACGTGGGCGGAAATGGCGGCTTCACCCCACGGCACGCCGAACTGCTGGCCGGCGACCTGACCGACGAGATGTTGATCACGGTGATCGACCGGTTCGTGATGTACTACGTCCGGACAGCAGATCGACTGCAACGGACCGCAGCGTGGATCGCCGACCTGGACGGTGGACTTGATCATCTTCGAGACGTGATCTTGGACGACTCGCTGGGCATCTGCGCCGACCTGGAGCAAGCCATGGCGCAGCACGTCGCGGGTTATCGCGACGAGTGGGCCGCGACACTGTCTGATCCTCAGATGCTGCGTCGATTCCGCGGTTTCGTGAACGCGCCCGAGGGAGCCGACACCACCATCACCCGGGTCACCGAACGTGGTCAGCAGCGGCCGCCGCTGGAACACGAACGCGATCGCGCGGTGCTAGCGTGCGGACCGAGGATCCCGGTCGGCGTACCCGCGGATCCGGCGAGTAGCGGGCCGCCGAGCAACGGGCCGACGAGTGATGGGTGGGGAATCTGA
- a CDS encoding MFS transporter — MSLTNKGPELATRAQAPDRVPPRGGSWIDDWRPEDETFWQQTGRAVARRNLGWSIFTEFLGFVVWQLWSIVVVMLPKDGFTLTTSQAFWLISLPSLVGATMRFPYTFMVGRFGGRNWTIISALLLLIPTTGLAVVVSNPQTPFPVLLVVAGLAGLGGGNFASSMANITFFFPAREKGWALGLNAAGGNLGASVAQLVVPIAVTITAGAGLNLPIAGLLWMPLILLAAFGAWRFMNNLTGARSDFAGSLAAIKEPHLWLMALLYVGTFGSFIGFAGVFPKLINDTFAEYSTFQVGSAALSLAFLGALVGSLARPYGGRLADRFGGARIAAVAFAAMAVGSCTVVATLPLKSFALFLACFLFMFVATGIGNGATYRMIPAIFAARAVRTDAPGSGGAISHQRKASAALGLVAAVGAYGGFIIPQILSASKQSTGGYASAFLCFAGAYLVMLIITVAVYVRGRAGLGGARI, encoded by the coding sequence ATGAGCCTTACCAACAAGGGCCCCGAGCTCGCCACCCGCGCTCAAGCCCCGGATCGGGTGCCGCCGCGCGGTGGCAGCTGGATCGACGACTGGCGCCCCGAAGACGAGACCTTCTGGCAGCAGACCGGACGCGCGGTGGCCCGGCGCAATCTGGGCTGGTCGATCTTCACCGAGTTCCTCGGCTTCGTGGTGTGGCAGCTGTGGAGCATCGTCGTGGTGATGTTGCCGAAAGACGGCTTCACCCTGACCACCAGCCAGGCGTTCTGGCTCATCTCGCTGCCGAGTCTGGTCGGCGCCACGATGCGGTTCCCGTACACGTTCATGGTGGGGCGCTTCGGCGGCCGGAACTGGACCATCATCTCGGCGTTGTTGCTGCTGATCCCGACCACCGGCTTGGCCGTCGTGGTCAGCAATCCGCAGACGCCGTTCCCGGTGCTGCTGGTGGTTGCCGGACTTGCCGGACTCGGTGGCGGCAACTTCGCCAGTTCGATGGCCAACATCACCTTCTTCTTCCCAGCAAGGGAAAAGGGCTGGGCGCTCGGTCTCAACGCGGCCGGCGGAAATCTCGGCGCCTCGGTTGCTCAGCTGGTCGTCCCGATCGCGGTGACGATCACCGCCGGCGCAGGTCTCAACCTGCCCATCGCCGGGCTGCTGTGGATGCCGTTGATCTTGCTCGCCGCCTTCGGCGCCTGGCGGTTCATGAACAATCTGACCGGCGCTCGGAGCGACTTCGCCGGTTCGCTGGCGGCGATCAAGGAGCCGCACCTTTGGCTGATGGCGCTGCTCTACGTCGGCACCTTCGGCTCGTTCATCGGCTTCGCCGGCGTCTTTCCGAAGTTGATCAATGACACCTTCGCCGAGTACTCGACGTTTCAGGTCGGGTCGGCGGCGCTGTCACTGGCATTCCTCGGCGCCCTGGTCGGCTCACTGGCCAGACCGTACGGAGGCCGGCTGGCAGACCGCTTCGGCGGCGCCCGGATCGCCGCAGTCGCCTTTGCCGCGATGGCGGTCGGTTCGTGCACCGTGGTGGCAACCCTGCCGCTGAAGAGCTTCGCGCTGTTCCTGGCCTGCTTCCTGTTCATGTTCGTCGCGACCGGGATCGGCAACGGGGCCACGTACCGGATGATTCCGGCGATCTTCGCCGCGCGCGCAGTCCGCACCGACGCGCCGGGCAGCGGCGGCGCGATCAGTCATCAGCGCAAGGCGTCTGCGGCGCTGGGGCTGGTCGCCGCCGTCGGCGCGTACGGCGGCTTCATCATCCCGCAGATCCTCAGTGCGTCGAAGCAGTCCACCGGTGGCTACGCGAGCGCGTTCCTGTGCTTCGCCGGGGCCTACCTGGTGATGTTGATCATCACCGTCGCGGTGTACGTCCGCGGCCGCGCCGGACTCGGCGGAGCGAGGATCTAG
- a CDS encoding molybdopterin oxidoreductase family protein, translating into MTLTRGSDDAVTVTGRDFPTNRGGLCRKGWTAAELIRHPDRLTRPMLRDRHGDLRPIGWDRAYDVIVEQIRRTQRDHGHDAVAVFGGGGLTNEKAYLLGKFARVALGTAMIDYNGRFCMSSAAAAANRAFGIDRGLPFPVADLDRANTIMLLGSNVADTMPPFVQHLAGAVAAGGLIVVDPRVSATARLTAGGSGLHLQPAPGTDLELLLGITQVLFAEKLIKNDYLARRAVGVGTIRRSVAALWPERVQSITGVPADTIREVARRLAWAADHGGCYLLTGRGVEQHVNGTDTATAAINLALLLGLPGSPDSGYGTLTGQGNGQGGREHGQKSDQLPGYRKITDPAARDHVARVWGVDVDQLPGPGLPAVQLLERLGRPDGVRMLMVHGSNLLVSAPDATRLQRRLADLDFLVVSDFVLSETALRADLVLPVLQWAEEDGTMTNLEGRVIRRRAVIEPPGQAKSELEILQELARRLGASSAFPASAREVFEELRLASAGGIADYSGIDYDLLDRDAAAHWPYRSESTPRLFTDSFGTADGKAVLVPVRPSRPVDAPPSGRQLTLITGRLLEHYQSGVQTRRIPELDHAVPRARLQIHPAAAARLGIDDGDEVLVRSDRGAAVCWAELTTLIRQDSVFLAFHFAEDASANRLTAAVADPISGMPEFKTSNVTVERVTSGQSGGAQFDGEEVA; encoded by the coding sequence ATGACGTTGACCCGTGGGTCCGACGACGCCGTCACCGTGACCGGGCGCGACTTTCCCACCAACCGCGGCGGCCTGTGCCGCAAGGGGTGGACCGCGGCCGAGCTCATCCGGCATCCGGATCGGCTGACCCGGCCGATGCTGCGTGATCGTCACGGCGACCTCCGGCCGATCGGCTGGGACCGCGCGTACGACGTCATCGTCGAGCAGATCCGTCGGACTCAACGCGATCACGGCCATGACGCGGTCGCGGTCTTCGGCGGTGGCGGCCTGACCAACGAAAAGGCTTACCTGCTGGGGAAATTCGCCCGGGTCGCTCTGGGCACGGCGATGATCGACTACAACGGGCGCTTCTGCATGTCGTCGGCTGCGGCGGCCGCCAACCGCGCGTTCGGCATCGACCGTGGGCTGCCGTTCCCGGTCGCTGATCTTGATCGCGCGAACACGATCATGCTGCTCGGCTCCAACGTGGCCGACACGATGCCGCCGTTCGTTCAGCATCTGGCCGGCGCCGTTGCGGCCGGCGGTCTGATCGTGGTCGATCCCCGGGTGTCGGCGACAGCGCGGCTGACCGCGGGCGGCTCCGGACTGCATCTCCAGCCGGCGCCGGGCACCGACCTGGAGTTGCTGCTCGGCATCACCCAGGTGCTGTTCGCGGAGAAGTTGATCAAGAACGACTATCTGGCCAGGCGTGCGGTCGGGGTCGGCACGATCCGGCGCAGCGTTGCCGCACTCTGGCCCGAGCGGGTCCAGTCGATCACCGGTGTCCCGGCCGACACCATCCGAGAGGTTGCCCGACGGCTGGCCTGGGCTGCGGATCACGGCGGCTGCTACCTGCTCACCGGTCGGGGTGTGGAGCAGCACGTGAACGGCACCGACACCGCGACCGCGGCCATCAACCTGGCCTTGTTGCTCGGACTCCCCGGCTCGCCCGACTCCGGCTACGGCACGCTGACCGGACAGGGCAACGGCCAGGGCGGCCGCGAGCACGGCCAGAAGTCGGATCAACTGCCCGGCTACCGCAAGATCACCGACCCGGCCGCGCGTGATCACGTTGCTCGAGTCTGGGGTGTCGACGTCGATCAACTTCCCGGACCGGGACTGCCGGCGGTGCAGTTGCTGGAGCGACTCGGCCGGCCGGACGGAGTCCGGATGCTGATGGTGCACGGTTCCAATCTGCTGGTGTCCGCACCCGATGCCACCCGGTTGCAGCGCCGCCTTGCTGATCTTGACTTCCTGGTGGTCAGCGACTTCGTCCTCTCCGAGACCGCTCTGCGGGCCGACCTGGTGCTGCCGGTGCTGCAGTGGGCCGAGGAGGACGGCACCATGACCAACCTGGAGGGCCGGGTGATCAGACGCCGCGCGGTGATCGAACCACCCGGCCAGGCCAAGAGCGAGTTGGAGATTCTGCAGGAGCTGGCCCGGCGGCTCGGTGCCTCCTCGGCGTTCCCGGCCAGTGCGCGCGAGGTGTTCGAAGAGCTCCGACTGGCCAGCGCCGGTGGCATCGCGGACTACTCGGGGATCGACTACGACCTGCTTGACCGAGACGCAGCGGCTCACTGGCCGTACCGCTCGGAGAGCACGCCGCGTCTGTTCACCGACTCCTTCGGCACGGCCGACGGCAAGGCGGTGCTGGTGCCGGTCCGCCCCAGTCGGCCGGTCGACGCGCCACCGTCGGGCCGGCAGCTGACGCTGATCACCGGCCGGCTGCTGGAGCATTATCAGTCCGGCGTCCAGACCCGACGGATTCCGGAACTTGACCATGCTGTTCCCCGAGCCAGGTTGCAGATCCACCCGGCCGCCGCTGCCCGGCTGGGAATCGACGACGGCGACGAAGTGCTGGTCCGCAGCGACCGAGGTGCCGCGGTCTGCTGGGCCGAGCTGACCACCTTGATCCGGCAGGACTCGGTGTTTCTCGCTTTTCACTTCGCCGAGGACGCGTCCGCCAACCGGCTGACCGCCGCGGTCGCCGATCCGATTTCCGGGATGCCGGAGTTCAAGACAAGCAACGTCACGGTCGAGCGCGTCACCTCCGGACAGTCTGGCGGGGCGCAGTTCGACGGCGAGGAGGTCGCGTGA
- a CDS encoding FAD-dependent oxidoreductase → MLLQHARRARRLVIIGFGPVASRLIDELLPAVRDHRLQLLVIGAESQPAYNRIMIGELALGSIDQELMIMSDLQELEADGVRFRLGVPVTEIDRDRRFVTLADGDQYAYDELIFATGAAARVPRLAGLPECPPGQDPMLPAGVTVLRDLGDAERLATMSQRGRELVVLGGGVLGMELALTAAEAGAVVTLVHAGRVPMERNLDPTAAAIVARHLRRRRIRIVADARAAAVRLHEGRFAGLGLADGSQISGDGLVVCCGAAPRTGLAARSGLLVDVGIVVDHQLRTVDDATISAIGDCAQMRCAEDDCERCVAISAPSGLIGPGFAQAEWLAARLLADRHQRQPVESPAVRSPASGDDAPCDGAPVMILKTPGLSVVSAGSVDLDPLDCLVGEDDRRVAQWSDPELGRYAKMITRGGTLEGLICIGLPRTAAELTLLYERGSELPSDRSSLLRHDGPDHASGTDPLGPDATVCRCNGVSAGAINAAIDDGHRDVTAIGRATRAGTGCGTCKDRICELLRTRTEVVVA, encoded by the coding sequence ATGTTGCTCCAGCACGCACGGCGCGCGCGCCGACTGGTGATCATCGGCTTCGGTCCGGTTGCGTCCCGACTGATCGATGAGTTGCTGCCGGCAGTACGTGATCACCGTCTGCAACTGCTGGTGATCGGTGCGGAGTCGCAGCCGGCCTACAACCGGATCATGATCGGCGAACTGGCACTGGGGAGCATCGATCAAGAGCTGATGATCATGTCGGACCTGCAGGAACTGGAGGCCGACGGCGTCCGGTTTCGGCTGGGGGTGCCGGTGACCGAGATCGATCGGGACCGTCGGTTCGTGACCCTGGCCGACGGTGATCAGTACGCCTACGACGAGTTGATCTTCGCCACCGGTGCCGCGGCCCGGGTGCCCCGACTCGCCGGGTTGCCGGAGTGCCCGCCCGGGCAGGATCCGATGCTGCCGGCCGGTGTCACGGTGTTGCGTGATCTTGGCGATGCGGAACGATTGGCGACGATGTCGCAGCGGGGGCGCGAACTGGTTGTTCTCGGCGGTGGGGTGCTGGGCATGGAGCTGGCACTGACCGCAGCCGAAGCCGGTGCCGTTGTCACCCTCGTACACGCCGGCCGGGTGCCGATGGAACGCAACCTCGACCCGACTGCGGCCGCGATCGTGGCTCGACACCTGCGTCGCCGGCGGATCCGCATTGTCGCCGATGCTCGGGCTGCCGCGGTGCGGCTGCACGAGGGCCGGTTCGCCGGTCTCGGGCTCGCCGACGGCAGTCAGATCTCCGGTGACGGGCTGGTGGTCTGCTGTGGCGCTGCACCGCGCACCGGCTTGGCGGCGCGTTCCGGACTACTCGTCGACGTGGGCATCGTGGTTGATCATCAGCTGCGTACGGTCGACGACGCCACGATCTCGGCAATCGGCGACTGTGCTCAGATGCGTTGTGCAGAAGACGATTGCGAGCGGTGCGTCGCGATCAGTGCACCGAGCGGACTGATCGGTCCCGGCTTTGCTCAGGCCGAATGGCTGGCCGCTCGGCTGCTGGCCGACCGCCACCAGCGCCAGCCGGTTGAGTCGCCGGCAGTTCGGTCGCCGGCGTCGGGCGACGACGCACCGTGCGACGGCGCACCGGTGATGATCTTGAAGACGCCGGGGCTTTCGGTGGTGTCGGCAGGCTCGGTGGATCTCGATCCGCTGGATTGTCTGGTCGGCGAAGATGATCGCCGGGTTGCGCAATGGAGCGATCCGGAGCTCGGCCGGTACGCGAAGATGATCACTCGCGGCGGGACGTTGGAGGGGCTGATCTGCATCGGATTGCCGCGCACCGCGGCCGAGCTGACGCTGTTGTACGAACGCGGCAGCGAACTGCCCAGCGACCGATCGAGCCTGCTGCGGCATGACGGGCCCGATCACGCAAGCGGCACCGATCCGCTCGGTCCCGATGCCACCGTCTGTCGCTGCAACGGTGTCTCGGCCGGTGCGATCAACGCCGCCATCGACGACGGCCATCGCGATGTCACCGCGATCGGTCGCGCTACTCGAGCCGGCACCGGTTGCGGGACCTGCAAGGACCGCATCTGCGAGCTGCTGCGAACTCGGACGGAGGTGGTCGTCGCCTGA